One stretch of Mesobacillus jeotgali DNA includes these proteins:
- the yabA gene encoding DNA replication initiation control protein YabA: MDKKDIFDSVSNMESQIGDLYRQLGELKQHLAEVLEENNALKLENEHIRRRLDQSIIGKKDPNIKKSGRGNGNRSQGDKNVVDIGEGYDNLARLYQEGFHICNLHFGSPRKEDCLFCLSFLNKK, from the coding sequence GTGGATAAAAAAGATATCTTTGACTCAGTAAGTAATATGGAATCGCAGATTGGTGATTTATACCGTCAGCTTGGTGAGTTAAAACAGCATTTAGCAGAGGTTCTTGAAGAGAATAACGCTTTAAAGCTGGAAAATGAGCATATAAGACGCCGTCTGGATCAGTCGATTATTGGCAAAAAGGATCCTAACATTAAGAAAAGCGGCAGAGGGAACGGCAATAGGTCCCAGGGCGACAAAAATGTGGTCGACATTGGTGAAGGCTACGACAACCTCGCCCGTCTTTACCAGGAAGGCTTCCACATCTGCAACTTGCATTTTGGCAGCCCGCGGAAAGAGGATTGCTTGTTCTGCCTCTCCTTTCTTAATAAAAAATAA
- a CDS encoding PSP1 domain-containing protein, protein MYDVVGVRFKKAGKIYYFDPGDLSILKDEFVIVETVRGVEYGRVVIPRKQVGENDVVLPLKKVVRIADQKDRLIVEENKTAAKEAYDVCSEKVNEHQLDMKLVDVEYTFDRNKVIFYFTADGRVDFRELVKDLASIFRTRIELRQIGVRDEAKMLGGIGPCGRMLCCSTYLGDFDPVSIKMAKDQNLSLNPTKISGLCGRLMCCLKYENDEYETAKAELPDLGETILTPEGRGKVVGLNILERVMQVDIPGQERVLEYTLEEIQEAGAVSLQSSTD, encoded by the coding sequence TTGTATGATGTAGTAGGTGTCCGCTTCAAGAAAGCGGGGAAGATTTATTATTTTGATCCCGGCGATCTCTCAATTCTAAAGGACGAATTCGTCATTGTCGAAACTGTAAGGGGCGTTGAGTACGGCAGAGTGGTAATTCCCCGAAAACAAGTCGGCGAAAATGATGTAGTCCTGCCTCTGAAAAAGGTCGTCAGAATTGCAGATCAGAAGGATCGTCTAATCGTCGAGGAAAATAAAACAGCTGCAAAGGAAGCATACGATGTTTGCAGTGAAAAAGTGAATGAACATCAGCTTGATATGAAGCTTGTTGATGTTGAATATACATTTGACCGCAACAAAGTCATTTTTTACTTCACGGCTGACGGCCGCGTTGATTTCCGGGAATTGGTCAAGGATCTGGCATCAATCTTTCGGACAAGGATCGAGCTTCGCCAGATTGGTGTAAGGGATGAAGCAAAAATGCTTGGCGGCATTGGACCATGCGGCAGGATGCTTTGTTGTTCTACGTACCTGGGAGACTTTGATCCTGTTTCAATTAAGATGGCCAAGGATCAGAATCTCTCTCTCAATCCAACCAAGATTTCCGGTCTTTGCGGCAGACTGATGTGCTGTTTGAAATATGAGAACGACGAATATGAAACAGCGAAAGCGGAGCTGCCTGACCTCGGTGAAACAATCTTGACACCGGAGGGACGCGGGAAGGTCGTTGGATTGAACATCCTGGAGCGTGTCATGCAAGTGGACATCCCAGGACAGGAACGTGTCCTGGAATATACACTTGAGGAAATACAGGAAGCCGGAGCTGTATCGTTGCAATCATCCACAGATTAA
- a CDS encoding tRNA1(Val) (adenine(37)-N6)-methyltransferase, whose translation MVTLREDERLDYLLAEELRIIQSPNVFSFSLDAVLLARFVWVPIQKGKIVDLCSGNGVIPLFLSARTKGTITGVEIQERLYDMAVRSIEYNKLADRLHMVHGDLKDAPKQLGYEKYDVVTCNPPYFPTPSKEEININEHLAIARHEILCTLEDAVRSASQLVKQGGKVAFVHRPGRLIDIIEMMRKYRLEPKRIQFVYPKAGKEANTLLVEAIKDGNPELKILEPLIVYGENNEYTPVIKEMLYGSN comes from the coding sequence ATGGTAACCTTACGAGAAGATGAAAGATTGGATTATCTGCTTGCGGAGGAATTGCGGATCATCCAGAGCCCAAATGTGTTTTCTTTTTCCCTTGATGCTGTCCTGCTGGCAAGATTTGTATGGGTGCCAATCCAAAAGGGAAAGATTGTCGACCTTTGCAGCGGGAACGGGGTTATTCCATTGTTTCTAAGTGCGAGGACAAAGGGCACGATTACAGGGGTGGAAATTCAAGAACGTCTGTATGATATGGCTGTCCGCAGCATTGAATACAATAAATTAGCGGACCGACTACATATGGTTCATGGGGACTTAAAGGATGCGCCAAAACAGCTTGGCTATGAGAAGTATGATGTTGTAACCTGCAATCCTCCTTATTTTCCGACGCCTTCAAAAGAAGAGATCAATATAAATGAGCACCTTGCGATTGCAAGACATGAGATTCTCTGCACACTGGAAGATGCGGTTCGATCGGCAAGCCAGCTTGTAAAACAGGGTGGGAAGGTAGCGTTTGTCCACCGTCCGGGAAGGCTGATTGATATCATAGAAATGATGAGAAAATATCGGCTAGAGCCCAAACGTATTCAATTCGTCTATCCAAAGGCAGGGAAGGAAGCCAACACGCTATTAGTCGAAGCGATAAAGGATGGCAATCCAGAGCTTAAAATCCTGGAACCGTTAATTGTATATGGTGAAAATAATGAGTATACCCCAGTGATTAAAGAGATGTTGTATGGCAGCAATTAA